A genomic stretch from Ureibacillus composti includes:
- a CDS encoding M56 family metallopeptidase: protein MSKRHSTIIFILPLIISGTLFIQMALYFVSILFDWNVKFNLVIACHSLLKSIGLSSLQFILDLLVIYTMVFIFWKISSQLFHSIRLNKKFHSYKDHRFTTVLNEKYRNEQEHLLVVSYPAPIAITMGFIRPKIVLSTALINLLTEEELKAVISHEYYHLENRDPLKIFILSLCSSTMWYIPILKWFTQQYRIIQEVLADEFAIKKQETTVNLGSALLKMLKVGRPIKMPFAYVSFADTSVNYRIEYLLNPLTDIQWKIPLKEAFVSTAIFTIICAFFIYAFA, encoded by the coding sequence ATGTCTAAACGTCATTCAACAATTATTTTTATATTGCCGCTCATTATTTCTGGGACGCTTTTTATTCAAATGGCTTTATACTTCGTCTCTATATTATTTGATTGGAATGTTAAATTTAATTTAGTGATTGCCTGTCATAGTCTATTGAAATCCATTGGTTTATCTTCACTACAGTTCATACTAGATTTATTAGTTATTTACACGATGGTTTTTATATTCTGGAAGATTAGCTCGCAATTATTTCATTCTATTCGTTTGAATAAAAAATTTCATTCTTATAAAGATCATAGATTCACGACTGTACTAAATGAAAAATATCGAAATGAACAAGAGCATTTGTTGGTAGTTTCATATCCTGCTCCGATTGCGATTACTATGGGATTCATTCGCCCTAAAATCGTTCTTTCAACAGCGTTAATCAATTTATTAACTGAAGAAGAATTAAAGGCAGTTATTTCACATGAATACTATCATTTGGAAAATCGTGACCCATTAAAAATATTTATACTTTCACTTTGTTCTTCTACCATGTGGTACATACCCATTTTAAAATGGTTTACCCAGCAATATCGTATCATTCAGGAAGTATTAGCTGATGAATTCGCAATAAAAAAACAAGAGACGACTGTGAATTTAGGTAGTGCGCTATTGAAAATGTTGAAAGTAGGAAGGCCAATAAAAATGCCATTTGCTTATGTATCGTTTGCCGATACATCTGTGAACTATCGGATTGAATATCTTTTAAATCCGTTAACAGATATACAGTGGAAAATACCATTAAAAGAAGCTTTTGTATCAACAGCCATTTTTACAATTATTTGTGCATTTTTTATTTACGCTTTTGCGTAA
- the cbpA gene encoding cyclic di-AMP binding protein CbpA encodes MLVKQRYVDKKDVVWCKETDSLSEVLDKLNESGYRCIPILDKAGERFIGNAYRVTILEHLIIDFNQDVAISALVLDEEGTISEESSFFEVFFSIKRLPYLAVLNKEGQFSGILTHSKVIELLEEAWGYKTGSCALTISLPDAEGILAKTLTLIKKKWPVHCVFSLDDNGWYLRRIIVTLTKGATQSTVKEIESVLYKVGARLIDVEVFNKENFNK; translated from the coding sequence ATGCTTGTTAAGCAAAGATATGTAGACAAAAAAGATGTTGTCTGGTGTAAAGAAACTGATTCTTTATCTGAGGTACTCGACAAACTTAATGAATCAGGGTATCGATGCATCCCAATTCTCGATAAAGCTGGAGAGAGATTTATTGGAAATGCTTATCGCGTGACCATTTTGGAACATCTAATTATCGATTTTAATCAAGATGTGGCAATTAGCGCACTGGTGTTAGATGAAGAGGGTACGATTTCAGAGGAAAGTTCCTTCTTTGAAGTATTCTTCTCGATTAAACGTCTCCCCTATTTAGCAGTACTCAATAAAGAAGGACAATTTTCAGGGATATTAACTCACTCGAAAGTAATTGAACTTTTAGAAGAAGCTTGGGGTTATAAAACTGGCAGCTGTGCTTTAACAATTTCCCTACCAGATGCAGAAGGAATTTTAGCAAAGACTTTGACACTTATTAAGAAAAAATGGCCTGTGCATTGTGTTTTCTCCCTTGATGACAACGGTTGGTACTTGAGAAGAATCATTGTAACCCTAACGAAAGGCGCAACCCAATCAACTGTTAAAGAAATTGAAAGTGTTCTATATAAGGTTGGAGCGCGACTAATTGATGTTGAAGTGTTCAACAAAGAAAATTTTAATAAATAA
- the resA gene encoding thiol-disulfide oxidoreductase ResA, whose product MEKKKQRRLIRSVILVILFAAIAFTVYSSLTKEKVEVLQEGDTAPDFELVDMNGQTHRLSEYKGQGVFLNFWGTWCKPCEREFPIIDRYYQEYQDDGIQVLAVNIAESDFAVQQYNERKSLTFPVAIDKQKSVMTAYNINPLPTTFLINPEGEIIKIITGEMTDSMIRNYMNEIKPTEI is encoded by the coding sequence ATGGAAAAGAAGAAACAGCGTCGTCTTATTCGATCTGTAATATTAGTGATTTTGTTTGCAGCCATCGCTTTTACGGTTTATTCTTCGCTAACAAAAGAAAAGGTCGAAGTGTTGCAGGAAGGGGACACCGCACCTGATTTTGAATTAGTAGATATGAATGGACAAACCCATAGACTTTCTGAATATAAAGGTCAGGGTGTCTTCTTAAACTTCTGGGGAACGTGGTGTAAACCGTGTGAGCGAGAGTTTCCGATTATCGATCGATATTATCAGGAATACCAAGATGATGGAATTCAAGTATTAGCAGTTAATATTGCTGAATCAGATTTTGCTGTTCAACAATATAACGAACGCAAAAGTTTAACGTTTCCAGTCGCAATCGACAAACAAAAAAGTGTCATGACCGCCTATAATATTAATCCTTTACCTACTACATTTTTAATCAATCCGGAAGGTGAAATAATAAAAATTATTACAGGAGAAATGACGGATTCAATGATTCGTAACTATATGAATGAAATAAAGCCAACCGAGATTTAA
- the nirB gene encoding nitrite reductase large subunit NirB, whose translation MKKIRLVLVGNGMAGVKTIEEILKISKEKFEITIIGEEPHPNYNRILLSKVLQGDTTVEDITINDWSWYEENGIRLITNEKVEHICNADQTVTTNAGTVIPYDELILATGSKPFILPIPGVDKEGVTTFRDIKDTDEMLKVSKTYKKAAVIGGGLLGLEAARGLLNLGMQVTVIHLGKSLMDRQLDNTAAQLLKEELEKQGMRFLLETNTTEILGGERVERLRFSDGEELECDLVVMAVGIRPNVELAQSTELWVNRGIIVSDYLETSIPHIYAVGECVEHNHITYGLVAPLFEQAKILAKKICNVETTPYEGSVTFTQLKVSGVEVFSAGEFIEGDDKKALKVLDEQDGIYKKLVFRNNQLVGAVLFGDSQEGNRLFSLIKKQADISDTAKVSILQPIGGDSDENLVASMEADELVCGCNGVSKGAIVQAIHEQGCTTVDQIKGCTSAGRSCGGCKSMVSDLLELTLGDSFDASAQKETMCSCTTLSRDEVVEAIREKGLMHTREVMNVLNWKTSDGCSKCRPALNYYLGMVYPTEYEDENESRYVNERLHANIQKDGSFGVVPRMYGGVTSPDQLRKIADVAEKYNAKLLKVTGGQRIDIFGIEKEDLPKVWEELDMPSGYAYGKTLRTVKTCVGESFCRFGTQDSISLGIALEKRLERVGTPHKFKMGVSACPRNCAESGIKDFGIVGVDGAWEMYVGGNGGTHLRSADLLGKVSTAEEVIEYASAYFQYYRETGIYMERTSKWLERIGFENIKVVIEDPKQRRELNERLNVALTVHDEPWKKIINSPKLRNELFEKVEVH comes from the coding sequence ATGAAAAAAATTAGGCTAGTACTTGTTGGAAATGGTATGGCGGGAGTTAAAACAATTGAAGAAATACTTAAAATCTCTAAAGAGAAGTTTGAGATTACAATTATCGGAGAAGAGCCTCACCCAAATTATAACCGAATTTTATTATCAAAAGTTCTACAAGGAGATACGACGGTAGAAGATATTACAATAAACGATTGGTCTTGGTATGAAGAAAATGGTATTCGCTTAATCACCAATGAAAAGGTTGAACATATTTGTAATGCTGATCAAACAGTTACAACAAATGCGGGGACAGTAATCCCATATGATGAGCTCATACTCGCAACAGGATCAAAGCCATTTATTCTCCCAATTCCAGGAGTAGATAAAGAAGGTGTTACGACATTTCGAGATATAAAAGATACGGATGAAATGCTAAAGGTATCGAAAACATATAAAAAGGCTGCTGTCATTGGTGGTGGCTTACTAGGATTAGAGGCGGCACGAGGGCTACTAAATTTAGGAATGCAAGTGACAGTAATTCACCTTGGAAAGAGTCTAATGGACCGTCAATTAGATAACACTGCAGCACAATTATTAAAAGAAGAGTTGGAAAAACAGGGTATGCGTTTCCTTTTAGAAACGAATACAACTGAAATTTTAGGTGGTGAAAGAGTAGAGCGTTTACGTTTCTCTGATGGTGAGGAGCTAGAATGTGATTTAGTCGTGATGGCAGTTGGAATACGACCAAATGTAGAACTGGCCCAAAGTACAGAGCTATGGGTGAATCGTGGAATCATCGTTAGCGACTATTTAGAAACGAGCATTCCACATATATATGCTGTTGGGGAATGTGTGGAACATAACCATATTACCTATGGATTAGTCGCTCCACTCTTTGAACAAGCTAAAATACTAGCGAAAAAGATTTGTAATGTTGAAACAACACCTTATGAAGGCTCAGTTACTTTTACACAACTTAAAGTTTCTGGTGTGGAAGTTTTTTCTGCTGGTGAATTTATCGAGGGTGACGATAAAAAGGCCCTTAAAGTATTAGATGAACAAGATGGAATCTATAAAAAGTTAGTGTTCCGTAACAATCAATTGGTTGGGGCAGTATTGTTTGGAGATAGTCAAGAGGGGAATCGTTTGTTCTCGTTAATCAAAAAACAAGCAGATATTTCAGATACTGCAAAGGTAAGTATCCTACAACCAATTGGTGGGGATTCGGATGAGAATCTCGTAGCATCTATGGAAGCAGATGAATTGGTTTGTGGCTGTAATGGAGTTTCAAAAGGGGCAATCGTACAAGCCATCCATGAGCAAGGTTGTACTACTGTCGATCAAATTAAGGGATGCACAAGCGCGGGTCGTTCGTGTGGTGGATGTAAATCGATGGTGTCCGATTTACTTGAATTAACACTTGGAGACAGTTTTGACGCTAGTGCACAAAAAGAAACGATGTGTAGTTGTACCACTTTATCTCGTGATGAGGTTGTTGAAGCCATCCGAGAAAAAGGGTTAATGCATACCCGTGAAGTGATGAACGTCCTAAATTGGAAAACATCTGATGGTTGTTCTAAATGCCGTCCAGCTTTGAACTATTACTTAGGAATGGTTTATCCAACTGAATATGAAGATGAAAATGAATCCCGTTATGTAAACGAACGTTTGCATGCCAATATTCAAAAAGATGGATCGTTCGGTGTCGTACCTCGAATGTATGGTGGTGTGACAAGTCCAGATCAGCTTCGGAAAATTGCTGATGTAGCTGAAAAGTATAATGCCAAACTTTTGAAAGTTACAGGTGGGCAACGAATCGATATCTTTGGAATTGAAAAGGAAGATTTACCGAAAGTCTGGGAGGAGCTTGACATGCCTTCAGGTTACGCATACGGTAAAACACTTCGTACAGTTAAAACTTGTGTTGGTGAAAGCTTTTGTCGTTTTGGTACACAAGATTCTATTAGTCTAGGAATTGCGTTAGAGAAACGACTTGAACGCGTTGGTACACCACATAAATTTAAGATGGGAGTATCTGCTTGTCCTCGTAACTGCGCTGAATCAGGCATTAAAGATTTTGGAATTGTCGGCGTTGATGGAGCTTGGGAAATGTATGTTGGTGGTAATGGTGGGACGCATCTACGTTCTGCAGATTTACTGGGGAAAGTGAGTACTGCTGAAGAAGTAATCGAATATGCTTCTGCTTATTTCCAATATTATCGTGAAACAGGTATTTACATGGAACGCACGTCGAAGTGGCTAGAACGTATAGGATTTGAAAACATTAAAGTGGTTATTGAAGATCCGAAACAACGAAGAGAGTTAAATGAACGATTAAATGTTGCGTTAACCGTTCATGATGAGCCTTGGAAAAAAATTATTAATAGTCCAAAACTACGCAACGAGTTGTTTGAGAAAGTAGAAGTACATTAA
- a CDS encoding DUF1259 domain-containing protein, with protein MQDMEMDHNQPSELCQEFARILDATPSVINGVCTATRSRTNIKPMVLGRPAESFMFVPQAFSFENIDKHGKALCLGETVILEDEVNPFISVLRDHDIIVTALHNHWLFENPRLLYIHFESIDEPLAFARKVRRALRVLTTRNIGGVRKVWTPKDAEEICEEFHNILGGMHTFEDGVCTVMDSRLNIKTRILERKSRSFLTIPQMFVFESLSKDGTALCSGETVILQEELNPFLTKLRKHNILVTAFHNHWLFEDPRLMYIHFVKIDHPVKFSKDVKDALEVLTDKKVSL; from the coding sequence ATGCAAGATATGGAAATGGATCATAATCAACCAAGTGAACTATGTCAGGAGTTTGCAAGAATTTTAGATGCGACTCCTTCTGTTATTAATGGCGTTTGCACAGCAACACGTTCAAGGACGAATATTAAACCAATGGTATTAGGGCGTCCCGCTGAATCGTTCATGTTTGTTCCTCAAGCGTTTTCATTCGAGAATATTGATAAGCACGGGAAGGCACTTTGTCTTGGAGAAACAGTGATCCTAGAAGATGAGGTTAATCCTTTTATTTCTGTTTTGAGAGATCACGATATTATTGTCACGGCATTACACAATCACTGGTTGTTTGAAAACCCACGTCTTTTATATATCCATTTCGAATCTATTGATGAACCTCTTGCGTTTGCTCGAAAAGTTAGAAGAGCACTAAGAGTCTTAACAACTAGAAACATTGGTGGCGTTCGGAAAGTATGGACACCTAAAGATGCCGAAGAAATTTGCGAAGAATTCCATAATATTCTTGGGGGCATGCATACATTTGAAGACGGCGTTTGTACCGTGATGGATTCAAGATTGAATATAAAAACACGCATTTTAGAAAGAAAAAGTAGATCCTTCCTGACAATACCGCAAATGTTTGTTTTTGAATCTTTATCGAAAGATGGAACAGCACTGTGTAGTGGAGAAACCGTCATACTACAAGAAGAGCTAAATCCATTTTTAACTAAACTTCGTAAACATAATATTCTCGTTACGGCATTCCATAATCATTGGTTATTTGAAGATCCAAGATTAATGTACATTCATTTTGTTAAAATTGACCATCCGGTGAAATTTTCTAAAGACGTTAAAGACGCTCTAGAAGTACTTACTGATAAAAAAGTAAGTCTATAA
- a CDS encoding uroporphyrinogen-III synthase yields the protein MGGLTNRRVALLGTRKIEEQTTIIQHLGGTTVHRPAQGTIYFDAQFIGDEIKKIIDGQFQWIIFTTSIGVEKLFQIAEEMWIERELLLALKKMNIVARGYKTINALKKRELKAIVRDDDGSIEGLIRSLKPYHLKNQHIAVQLYGEPSPLLIDWLSEQQTTIQEILPYQHIPPKPETLTQLLEEVLTKKVDAISFTSTSQVRYLFNFAEEVNQKDVLLNALETKTLALAVGKVTGKALQDVGVNRMLIPHDERIGSALMTLSQYYKQQRPYIVS from the coding sequence ATGGGAGGATTAACTAATCGGCGAGTTGCATTACTTGGTACTAGAAAAATAGAAGAGCAAACGACAATTATTCAACATTTAGGTGGGACTACTGTGCATCGTCCTGCACAAGGAACGATTTACTTTGATGCACAATTTATTGGTGACGAAATTAAAAAGATTATAGATGGACAATTCCAATGGATTATTTTCACAACGAGTATAGGAGTCGAGAAACTTTTTCAAATTGCTGAGGAAATGTGGATTGAACGAGAGTTACTTCTTGCATTAAAAAAGATGAACATCGTAGCACGGGGTTATAAGACGATCAACGCTTTAAAAAAACGTGAACTTAAAGCAATTGTTCGGGATGATGATGGAAGTATTGAAGGATTAATTCGCTCCTTAAAACCATATCACTTAAAGAATCAACATATTGCAGTACAATTGTACGGAGAACCATCCCCATTACTAATTGATTGGTTATCTGAACAACAAACAACAATTCAAGAGATTTTACCTTATCAACACATTCCTCCTAAACCAGAAACTTTAACGCAATTACTAGAAGAAGTGTTAACAAAAAAAGTGGATGCAATAAGCTTTACAAGTACATCACAAGTTCGTTATTTATTTAACTTCGCTGAAGAAGTTAATCAAAAAGATGTTCTTCTTAATGCACTTGAAACCAAGACACTAGCACTAGCTGTGGGAAAAGTTACTGGTAAAGCTCTTCAAGATGTAGGAGTAAATCGGATGCTCATCCCACATGACGAACGAATAGGCAGTGCTTTAATGACGTTAAGTCAATATTATAAACAGCAAAGACCATACATTGTGTCTTAA
- a CDS encoding branched-chain amino acid aminotransferase: protein MSEIKIELTTNPKEKPAVDQLGFGQVFTDHMFIMDYTEGQGWHDPRIIPYQPLSLEPSSMVFHYGQSVFEGLKAYLTVNNETLLFRPDRNFNRLNNSNDRLVIPAIDEELALEGLKKLVTIDREWIPNAPGTSLYVRPFIIATEPHLGVHPAKNYLFMIIMSPSGSYYKGGINPVKIMVEQQFVRAVVGGTGEAKTGGNYASALKGQEIADREGYAQTLWLDGKENRYIEEVGSMNIFFKIDGTVITPALNGSILPGITRDSMIQVLKSKNIPVEERLISIDEVVEAYHNGTLEEAFGTGTAAVISPVGELKWRDEKMIINNGEIGEVSQMLYDTLTGIQNGTIEDTFGWTIKL from the coding sequence ATGTCAGAAATCAAAATTGAATTAACAACTAATCCTAAAGAAAAACCAGCAGTAGATCAACTTGGATTTGGTCAAGTTTTTACCGATCATATGTTTATTATGGATTACACAGAGGGGCAAGGTTGGCATGACCCACGCATCATTCCTTATCAACCACTTTCTCTAGAGCCTTCATCAATGGTATTCCACTATGGTCAATCAGTATTTGAAGGGTTAAAAGCTTATCTTACAGTTAATAATGAAACGTTACTATTCCGCCCGGATCGTAACTTTAATCGTTTAAATAATTCAAATGATCGTTTAGTTATTCCTGCAATTGATGAAGAACTTGCTTTAGAAGGGTTAAAGAAATTAGTAACTATCGATCGTGAATGGATTCCTAATGCACCTGGTACATCGCTTTACGTTCGTCCATTTATTATCGCAACTGAGCCACATTTAGGTGTTCACCCTGCGAAAAACTACTTATTTATGATCATTATGTCACCGTCTGGTTCTTACTATAAAGGTGGAATTAATCCGGTAAAAATTATGGTTGAACAACAATTTGTTCGTGCAGTTGTAGGTGGTACTGGTGAAGCGAAAACTGGTGGTAACTATGCAAGTGCGTTAAAAGGTCAAGAAATTGCGGACCGTGAAGGATATGCTCAAACTTTATGGTTAGATGGAAAAGAAAACCGCTATATTGAAGAAGTAGGAAGCATGAATATCTTCTTCAAAATTGATGGTACAGTCATTACTCCTGCTTTAAATGGAAGTATTTTACCAGGGATTACACGTGATTCTATGATTCAAGTGTTAAAATCTAAAAATATTCCAGTTGAAGAGCGCCTTATTTCAATCGATGAAGTAGTGGAAGCTTATCACAATGGTACTTTAGAAGAAGCATTCGGAACTGGTACTGCAGCAGTTATTTCACCAGTTGGCGAATTAAAATGGCGTGATGAAAAAATGATCATTAACAATGGAGAAATTGGTGAAGTTTCGCAAATGTTATATGATACATTAACAGGTATCCAAAACGGTACAATTGAAGATACATTCGGTTGGACAATTAAATTATAA
- a CDS encoding carbonic anhydrase family protein — MTRNFLLATMASSLVISLIVYVYLNSLNEESKQDELSDHEVYWTYEGEKNPNQWEQVDAAYEACERGEAQSPINIDVTNIEQQSSISEIQLQYHNATIAILNNGHTIQANIKPEGQSLMVGGKSFNLVEMHFHQPSEHQLNGKNYDMEAHLIHEDENGELAVIGLFIEEGQTNAELAPIWSILPKHHNEEILVEDSIQLQNLIPEDKSGFQYVGSLTTPPCTEGVEWFVLENPIQMSKEQIQLFKNIFPNNHRPVQSLNDRKIYEMNLN; from the coding sequence ATGACAAGGAATTTTCTTTTGGCAACGATGGCATCATCATTAGTTATTTCACTCATTGTATATGTTTACTTGAATTCGTTGAATGAAGAAAGTAAACAAGATGAATTGTCTGATCACGAAGTATATTGGACTTATGAGGGCGAAAAAAATCCAAATCAGTGGGAGCAGGTTGATGCAGCCTATGAAGCATGTGAAAGAGGAGAGGCGCAATCTCCAATTAATATTGACGTAACTAATATTGAACAGCAATCAAGCATTTCGGAAATACAATTACAGTATCATAACGCAACCATAGCTATTCTAAATAACGGACATACGATTCAAGCAAATATAAAACCAGAAGGTCAATCTTTAATGGTTGGTGGTAAAAGCTTTAATTTAGTAGAAATGCATTTCCATCAGCCGAGTGAACATCAACTAAATGGGAAAAATTATGATATGGAAGCGCATCTAATACATGAAGATGAAAATGGAGAACTGGCAGTTATAGGATTGTTTATTGAAGAAGGGCAAACAAATGCTGAACTTGCTCCTATCTGGTCAATTTTACCTAAACATCATAATGAAGAAATATTAGTAGAGGATTCGATCCAGTTACAAAACTTAATACCTGAAGATAAAAGTGGTTTCCAATATGTTGGTTCATTAACAACTCCACCTTGTACAGAGGGTGTTGAGTGGTTTGTTTTAGAAAACCCGATCCAAATGTCCAAAGAACAAATACAACTGTTTAAGAATATCTTTCCAAACAATCATCGACCAGTACAATCTTTAAATGACCGCAAAATTTATGAGATGAATTTGAATTAA
- a CDS encoding BlaI/MecI/CopY family transcriptional regulator codes for MLIRKFKMKESGLNRFFGPLEAKIMDILWNASKEMSIKDVQHVLDQEKTTNFNTVMTVMNRLVEKGILQKRAEGRGSLYHPVQTRDAFLNEQSKEMTQELMDEFGNVVVSHMLDALEDVDEDLVAKLEQKIKELKKKDH; via the coding sequence GTGTTAATTCGAAAGTTTAAGATGAAAGAAAGTGGATTGAATCGCTTTTTTGGTCCACTTGAAGCAAAGATTATGGATATCTTATGGAATGCTTCTAAAGAGATGAGCATTAAAGATGTACAACATGTGCTTGATCAGGAAAAAACAACGAATTTTAATACAGTGATGACCGTAATGAACCGCCTAGTTGAAAAGGGTATACTTCAAAAACGAGCAGAAGGTAGAGGATCGCTTTACCATCCAGTGCAAACTAGAGATGCATTTTTGAACGAACAATCGAAAGAGATGACTCAAGAACTGATGGACGAGTTTGGAAATGTCGTGGTCAGTCATATGTTAGATGCATTAGAAGATGTCGATGAAGATTTAGTCGCAAAGCTTGAACAAAAAATTAAAGAATTGAAGAAAAAGGACCATTAA
- a CDS encoding DUF378 domain-containing protein: MSTLTRIALTLAIIGAINWGLIGLFNFDLVATIFGGQDRLISRIIYSLVGFSGLICLPLLFMRTEEDVVVDEADTNDIERDRLLMRNNYNYQTEVAEEVDFAELEQIKRDAKKDEDEMK, encoded by the coding sequence TTGAGTACATTAACTAGAATTGCACTTACACTTGCGATTATCGGTGCGATTAACTGGGGGTTAATCGGATTATTTAATTTCGATTTAGTGGCAACTATATTTGGCGGTCAAGATAGGCTTATTTCGAGAATTATTTATTCACTAGTAGGTTTTAGTGGATTAATTTGTTTACCACTTTTATTCATGCGTACAGAGGAAGATGTTGTAGTAGATGAGGCTGATACAAATGATATTGAGCGAGATCGTCTATTAATGAGGAATAATTACAATTACCAAACTGAAGTAGCGGAAGAAGTAGATTTTGCAGAGTTAGAACAGATCAAAAGAGATGCAAAGAAAGATGAAGATGAAATGAAATGA
- a CDS encoding disulfide oxidoreductase — translation MVNKPLLAAWIVSIIAITGSLFFSEKMGFIPCTLCWYQRILMYPLVLFLGIAFYRNDRDIYKYILPMSLIGIVISGYHYALQKIPSLHEFSTCTNGVPCSGQYINWLGFITIPFLAFVAFTFITVMMIVLCKNK, via the coding sequence ATGGTCAATAAACCTTTATTAGCTGCTTGGATTGTATCTATTATTGCCATAACTGGGAGTCTATTCTTTAGTGAGAAAATGGGCTTTATTCCATGTACACTTTGCTGGTATCAGCGTATTCTTATGTACCCTCTTGTTCTATTCTTGGGGATTGCATTTTATCGCAATGACCGAGATATTTACAAATATATTCTACCAATGTCTCTCATAGGGATAGTGATTTCAGGCTATCATTATGCCCTACAAAAAATTCCATCTTTGCATGAGTTCAGTACGTGTACTAATGGGGTTCCATGTTCAGGTCAATATATTAATTGGCTTGGTTTTATTACGATTCCGTTTTTAGCGTTCGTTGCATTTACATTCATTACGGTGATGATGATCGTACTTTGCAAAAATAAATAA
- a CDS encoding thioredoxin domain-containing protein, which produces MFNLSKKIFWIVGVIAVCVIGIILLTNTSSKSAEINYDGQPFIGEESAPVEIVEFGDYKCPHCGDFNNSIYPIIKEELVDKGYAKFYFINYAFIAPDSTISAQFAETVYQELGNETFWKFHHLLFENQTNEAGQENLMSEEFLKSVLAKVATPEETEQVGIAFSEGKGKEALEQDLNIGNNLGVNSTPMVYIGGEEFTGQTIADLIEMVDEKANGQ; this is translated from the coding sequence GTGTTTAATTTGTCAAAGAAAATATTTTGGATTGTAGGGGTCATAGCTGTCTGTGTCATTGGGATTATTCTGCTAACAAATACTTCTTCAAAATCAGCAGAGATTAATTATGATGGTCAACCATTTATAGGAGAAGAGTCTGCACCAGTTGAAATTGTGGAATTTGGAGACTACAAATGCCCACATTGTGGAGATTTCAATAATAGCATCTATCCAATAATAAAAGAAGAATTAGTAGATAAAGGCTATGCTAAATTCTACTTTATAAATTATGCGTTTATTGCACCTGATTCGACGATTTCTGCACAATTTGCGGAAACAGTTTATCAAGAACTTGGAAATGAAACGTTTTGGAAATTTCACCATCTCTTATTTGAAAACCAAACCAATGAAGCGGGTCAAGAAAATTTAATGTCTGAGGAATTCTTAAAATCAGTACTAGCAAAAGTTGCTACACCAGAGGAAACAGAACAAGTGGGTATAGCATTTTCTGAAGGAAAAGGAAAAGAAGCTTTGGAGCAAGATTTAAATATCGGGAATAATCTTGGGGTTAACTCAACGCCAATGGTTTATATTGGGGGAGAAGAGTTTACTGGACAAACGATTGCGGACTTAATTGAAATGGTAGATGAAAAAGCAAATGGTCAATAA